The following is a genomic window from Arthrobacter sp. NicSoilB4.
CCTCGCCGCCAAGCTCACCGGCTGGCGGATCGACATCGTCTCCGACGCCGCGGTCACCCGCGAAAAATAGGCTCCAATGAAGCAGGCCTGACGGCCGGGACTCCGCAACAGGGACCCGGTTCAGGCCCCCGCCCGTCAGCGTCCGTGTTCCCGAAAGTTCGGGGGCCGGGCGCTTGAGGGGCTAGAATAGACATGACCGCGCCTAACGGCCGGTATCCGCGTGTCCTCAACGCGTCCGGGATCCAGTCCGGCGAAGGTGTTGTCCTCAACGCCTTGGCCAGGCAAGTCCCGGAAGCCCGGGGACGGCAGATATGTACTGGCAGGAAGATACTCGTAAGTGGCACACGTGCAACACCTCGAGAATCAGCCGCAGCGTACCTGCATCGGATGCCGGAAAAAGGGGTCGCGGTCGGAGCTACTCCGGCTCGTCGCCGACGGCAGCGGTTCATCCGCCGTCGTAGTGGATGAACGACGCCGGATGGCTGGCAGGGGTGCATGGCTGCACCCCAGCGAAAAGTGCCTGGCACTGGCGGTCAAACGTCGAGCGTTCGGTCGTGCCCTTAACGGCGCTGCCGGAACAGCCGACGTCGAGCGCCGGATCATGGCAGGCACGCAAGCCGTGGACACCCCGGTGGCCGCAGCAACAACCGTCCAACCTGAAAGCGGGTCAGAAAACTGATGGAAACCCGATGAGTTCCCAGCGATGAGTGCGCAACGATGACAACTTTGTTGCGCTCTGCAATGGACCTTTCAGCTGCACTCGCGGCGGAGGTCCGCAGTAAGAAGTAGACGGTTCGTGCCTGGCTCGGTGCGGACCGAGACAGGAGAAATGTGGCCAAGGTCCGCGTACATGAGCTTGCTAAAGAGCTCGGTATTACTTCCAAAGATGCAGTAACCAAACTGCAGGAACTGGGCGAATTCGTTCGCTCTGCCTCTTCCACCATTGAGGCCCCCGTTGTGAGGAAACTCCGCAACGCCTACCCCGACGCAGCAGCAGCTTCGAAGTCCGAAGCGCCCGCGTCCGCCCCCAAGGCACCCGCCAGCCCTTCGGCATCCCGTCCGGCGCCCGCGCCGGCCCCGGCTGCCCCGACAGCGCCGGCGGCTGCAGCAGCCAAGACTGAAGCTCCGGCACCGGCAGCAGCTGCTCCGGCACCCGCTGCTGCCCCGGCAGCCTCCGCCGCCCCGGCAGCACCCGCTGCCCAGGCTCCGGCGGCCCCGTCGACGGGCATCAAGCCCGGCGCACGCCCGGCACCCAAGGCTGAAACCCCGGCTGCTCCGGCACGCCAGGGCTCGGCACCCCGCCCGGGCGGCCCCCGTCCCGGCAACAACCCGTTCGCCACGTCCCAGGGCATGCCCCGCGGCCGCGGCGGCGACAACGAACGTCCGTCGCGTCCGGGCAACAACCCGTTCGCTCCTTCCCAGGGCATGCCGCGTCCGGGCGGAAGCCGCACCGAGGGCGAACGCCCCGGCGGCCCGCGTCCCGCAGCAGGCGCCGGCGGTCCCCGTCCGGGTGCTCCCCGCACCGGCGGCGCCCCGGGTGCA
Proteins encoded in this region:
- a CDS encoding YlxR family protein: MQHLENQPQRTCIGCRKKGSRSELLRLVADGSGSSAVVVDERRRMAGRGAWLHPSEKCLALAVKRRAFGRALNGAAGTADVERRIMAGTQAVDTPVAAATTVQPESGSEN